A genomic window from Oceanobacillus timonensis includes:
- a CDS encoding sugar kinase produces the protein MDVLSIGETMVLFSPQTSGQLRYANDFSARIAGAETNTLIGLAKLGHQTSWISRVGDDELGAKIVSAVRGEGVDTTYVKQDKEASTGLFLKEKTNAQTSSIFYYRKDSAASKMTSEDMENIDVSHTKYLYLTGITPALSQSCEEAVFALLHKAKQEKVTIVFDPNIRKKLLDKTRGVEQIKRIIGLSDIVLPGKSEGDFLFDTTDAVAISKYCRDLGAEAVVVKLGEKGAYYANKDISGFVDAYAVPYVVDPVGAGDGFAAGLLSGLLDGLVWEDAVKRACAMGALVTQVDGDIEGLPIRKQLQEFMESNLQDDVNR, from the coding sequence ATGGATGTTTTAAGCATTGGGGAAACGATGGTGTTGTTTTCTCCACAGACAAGTGGACAATTGCGGTATGCAAATGACTTTTCTGCAAGAATTGCTGGTGCAGAAACGAATACGTTAATAGGTCTGGCGAAGCTTGGCCATCAGACCAGCTGGATCAGCCGGGTAGGTGATGATGAACTCGGTGCAAAAATTGTAAGCGCTGTAAGAGGAGAAGGTGTAGATACCACGTATGTCAAGCAAGATAAGGAAGCATCTACGGGTCTTTTCCTAAAAGAAAAAACAAACGCGCAAACAAGTTCGATTTTTTATTATAGAAAAGACTCCGCTGCCAGCAAAATGACGTCGGAGGATATGGAAAACATTGATGTTTCCCATACAAAGTATCTCTATTTAACAGGGATTACTCCTGCTTTAAGCCAATCTTGTGAGGAAGCGGTCTTTGCACTTCTTCATAAGGCAAAGCAAGAAAAAGTAACCATTGTTTTCGATCCAAATATCAGGAAAAAATTACTCGATAAAACGAGGGGCGTAGAACAAATCAAAAGAATCATCGGCTTATCGGATATTGTGCTTCCAGGAAAATCAGAAGGGGATTTTTTATTTGATACAACGGATGCAGTGGCAATAAGTAAATATTGCAGAGATCTTGGAGCTGAAGCAGTCGTTGTCAAACTAGGGGAAAAGGGAGCGTACTATGCAAATAAAGACATAAGTGGTTTTGTAGATGCTTATGCCGTTCCTTATGTCGTTGATCCAGTTGGAGCGGGAGATGGTTTTGCAGCAGGATTGTTATCAGGATTGCTAGACGGATTAGTTTGGGAAGATGCGGTAAAACGCGCTTGTGCGATGGGGGCTTTAGTAACGCAGGTTGATGGTGATATAGAAGGGTTGCCGATTAGAAAGCAACTACAGGAATTTATGGAATCTAATTTACAGGATGATGTCAATCGATAG